In Salmo salar chromosome ssa03, Ssal_v3.1, whole genome shotgun sequence, a single genomic region encodes these proteins:
- the LOC106601302 gene encoding bMERB domain-containing protein 1 — MADSTITIDHIEGELFRIERIRDALVRRESELRYMMDDIQLCKEITRLKKELQKLVSVSDTDKSDEDRQREEEELLQQIHKLVETRDFLVDDVEFESLRERKEDKEG; from the exons ATGGCGGACTCCACCATCACAATAGATCACATTGAAGGGGAGCTTTTCAGAATCGAGCGGATACGTGATGCTCTAGTACGGAGGGAATCAGAACTAAGATACAT GATGGACGACATTCAGCTTTGTAAGGAAATCACACGGCTGAAAAAAGAACTTCAGAAGCTTGTGTCTGTTTCAG ACACAGACAAATCCGACGAGGAccggcagagggaggaggaggagctgctACAGCAGATCCACAAGCTGGTGGAGACCAGGGACTTCCTGGTGGATGACGTGGAGTTTGAGAGTCTCAG ggagagaaaggaggacaaAGAAGGATGA